One genomic region from Leptolyngbyaceae cyanobacterium JSC-12 encodes:
- a CDS encoding hypothetical protein (IMG reference gene:2510097952): MLPFVAVPSTIAQEFGKYRDLFCRGAGFEQVSRYVTGLLLSENKTLQGIAGQWVAGGEVGGRRAMHAAVFEAGWRSSELMSHHRAVIAKEHQGRGREVISLDWTLSHHDWGKQIFGVKRSYDYVEHRMSCFQTVVTATIANRHLIDGIDVVVQFPDFSVAEREYLKVTAKSHYDDLDQVRERLIEMLHYHKNRLEYRKRTEIAVEIVRQVEAEGQFPTADYAFDNGVLTVELTTMIESAGKHWVSEVESSRNILWNDQWQRVDAIGLELRIHHPESFRPIQVTCRNGETKPIWAFTKVVRLKKFGRKRLVIVHEQADLQDPPRFLLTDALHWESGRVMQTWSYRWSCEVFHEVSKQHTGLESAQVRNEEAVNRHFRLSCVAQSILQRTACSGAQSERFEFAQGKQTVGQKLYTLTRQAFDDLLQFIVTRCSHGHTNEQILQALLPS; this comes from the coding sequence ATGCTGCCCTTTGTCGCTGTGCCATCGACGATTGCTCAAGAGTTTGGGAAATATCGAGACCTGTTCTGCCGAGGCGCAGGCTTTGAGCAGGTGAGTCGCTATGTGACCGGATTGCTGTTGAGTGAGAACAAAACCTTGCAAGGGATTGCCGGACAATGGGTAGCAGGTGGGGAGGTCGGCGGACGAAGAGCGATGCACGCAGCGGTGTTTGAGGCGGGCTGGAGGAGTTCAGAGTTAATGTCCCATCATCGTGCTGTGATAGCCAAAGAGCATCAGGGGCGAGGGCGAGAAGTCATCAGTCTGGATTGGACGCTCAGCCATCACGATTGGGGCAAGCAGATCTTTGGGGTGAAGCGATCCTATGATTATGTGGAACATCGGATGAGTTGCTTTCAAACGGTGGTGACGGCGACGATTGCGAACCGCCACCTAATTGATGGGATTGACGTGGTGGTGCAGTTTCCAGATTTTTCAGTGGCAGAACGGGAGTATCTGAAGGTGACGGCAAAATCCCACTATGACGATTTAGACCAAGTGCGAGAACGACTGATTGAGATGTTGCATTATCACAAGAATCGATTGGAGTATCGCAAACGCACCGAGATTGCCGTCGAGATTGTGCGCCAAGTGGAAGCGGAAGGACAATTTCCCACCGCCGATTATGCGTTTGACAATGGGGTGTTGACTGTTGAGTTAACCACCATGATTGAGTCCGCAGGAAAACACTGGGTGAGTGAAGTTGAAAGTTCTCGCAACATCTTGTGGAATGACCAATGGCAACGGGTAGATGCGATTGGTTTAGAACTCAGAATCCATCACCCAGAGAGCTTTCGCCCGATTCAAGTCACTTGCCGCAACGGCGAAACGAAACCGATTTGGGCATTTACCAAAGTCGTGCGCCTCAAGAAGTTTGGACGCAAGCGATTGGTCATCGTCCACGAGCAAGCAGATTTACAAGACCCACCTCGCTTCCTGCTCACCGATGCGTTGCATTGGGAAAGTGGGCGAGTCATGCAGACTTGGAGTTATCGATGGTCCTGCGAGGTCTTTCATGAGGTGAGCAAACAGCACACCGGGCTAGAGTCGGCTCAGGTGCGGAACGAGGAAGCGGTCAACCGTCACTTCCGTCTTAGTTGCGTGGCGCAGTCGATTCTGCAACGGACTGCCTGTTCTGGCGCACAATCTGAACGATTTGAGTTTGCTCAAGGCAAGCAAACGGTGGGACAGAAGCTCTATACCCTCACTCGTCAAGCCTTTGATGATTTGCTGCAATTCATTGTGACGCGATGTTCTCACGGACATACAAATGAACAGATTTTACAAGCTCTCCTCCCCAGTTGA
- a CDS encoding threonyl-tRNA synthetase (IMG reference gene:2510097947~PFAM: Anticodon binding domain; Threonyl and Alanyl tRNA synthetase second additional domain; tRNA synthetase class II core domain (G, H, P, S and T)~TIGRFAM: threonyl-tRNA synthetase) has protein sequence MSAVEENQPPEKIHLPRTSESESLKRIRHTASHVMAMAVQKLFPKAQVTIGPWIEDGFYYDFDSPEPFAEKDLKAIKKEMTKIIRRKLPVIREEVSREEAERRIKAIQEPYKLEILAGLEEPITIYHLGEDWWDLCAGPHVENTADLNPDAIDLLSVAGAYWRGDETKAQLQRIYGTAWENPEQLAEFKRRKEEALRRDHRKLGKELGLFIFADPVGPGLPLWTPKGTVLRSTLEDFLKQEQLKRGYLPVVTPHIARIDLFKTSGHWQKYKEDMFPMMAEDEEAKAIEQGFVLKPMNCPFHIQIYKSELRSYRELPMRLAEFGTVYRYEQSGELGGLTRVRGFTVDDSHLFVTPEQLEQEFLNVVDLILSVFKSLQLKNFRARLSFRDPVSDKYIGSDEAWDKAESAIRRAAETLGLPTFEGIGEAAFYGPKLDFIFQDALDREWQLGTVQVDYNLPERFELEYVAEDGTRKRPVMIHRAPFGSLERLIGILIEEYAGDFPLWLAPIQVRLLPVGEEQVTFTKQIVAQMQMFGIRAEADTSGERLGKLIRNAEKEKIPVMGVVGAKEVESNTLSIRTRASGELGTLSVDEVIHRLKTANQEHGNF, from the coding sequence ATGTCTGCAGTCGAAGAAAATCAACCGCCAGAAAAAATTCACCTGCCTCGCACCAGCGAATCTGAATCTCTCAAGAGGATTCGCCATACGGCCTCTCATGTAATGGCGATGGCTGTGCAAAAACTGTTTCCGAAAGCCCAGGTTACAATTGGTCCCTGGATTGAAGATGGTTTTTATTACGATTTCGATAGTCCCGAACCGTTTGCCGAAAAAGATCTCAAAGCTATTAAAAAAGAGATGACGAAGATCATTCGGCGCAAATTGCCAGTAATTCGAGAAGAGGTGAGCCGAGAGGAAGCCGAGCGCCGGATTAAAGCAATTCAGGAACCGTACAAGTTGGAAATTTTGGCAGGGTTAGAGGAACCCATCACGATTTATCATCTGGGCGAAGATTGGTGGGATCTTTGTGCAGGTCCCCATGTGGAAAATACGGCAGACTTGAATCCAGATGCGATTGACCTTTTGAGTGTGGCTGGTGCTTACTGGCGGGGGGATGAAACTAAAGCCCAACTTCAACGCATCTACGGCACCGCCTGGGAAAACCCGGAACAACTGGCAGAATTTAAGCGGCGCAAAGAAGAAGCCCTACGGCGAGATCATCGCAAATTGGGTAAAGAATTAGGCTTGTTCATCTTTGCCGATCCGGTTGGTCCTGGCCTGCCACTGTGGACCCCCAAAGGAACCGTGCTGCGATCGACCTTGGAAGATTTTCTCAAGCAGGAGCAACTGAAACGCGGCTATCTTCCCGTTGTTACCCCTCATATTGCCCGCATCGACTTATTCAAGACCTCCGGGCACTGGCAGAAGTACAAGGAAGATATGTTTCCGATGATGGCAGAAGACGAAGAGGCGAAGGCGATCGAGCAGGGTTTTGTACTGAAGCCGATGAACTGTCCCTTCCATATTCAGATTTACAAGAGCGAGTTGCGATCGTACCGGGAACTACCGATGCGATTAGCCGAGTTCGGCACGGTCTACCGCTACGAGCAATCTGGGGAACTGGGTGGCTTAACCCGCGTGCGTGGCTTTACGGTGGACGACTCTCACCTGTTCGTCACTCCGGAGCAACTGGAACAAGAATTTTTGAACGTAGTGGATCTGATCCTGTCCGTGTTCAAAAGTTTGCAGTTGAAAAACTTCCGTGCCCGCCTCAGTTTCCGCGATCCCGTATCTGATAAATACATTGGTTCTGATGAAGCTTGGGATAAGGCTGAGAGCGCGATTCGTCGTGCTGCTGAAACGCTTGGATTGCCCACGTTTGAAGGTATTGGGGAGGCTGCCTTCTACGGTCCCAAATTAGACTTTATCTTCCAGGATGCGCTTGATCGCGAATGGCAACTTGGCACCGTTCAGGTAGATTACAACCTGCCCGAACGATTTGAACTGGAATATGTTGCCGAGGACGGTACCCGCAAGCGTCCTGTGATGATTCACCGTGCCCCCTTTGGCTCATTAGAGCGATTAATCGGAATTCTCATTGAAGAGTATGCTGGGGACTTTCCGTTGTGGTTAGCTCCCATCCAGGTTCGCCTCTTGCCTGTGGGTGAAGAACAGGTTACCTTTACAAAACAAATTGTTGCTCAAATGCAAATGTTCGGTATTCGCGCAGAAGCTGATACCAGTGGCGAACGCCTGGGAAAACTTATCCGTAATGCTGAAAAGGAAAAAATTCCTGTAATGGGAGTGGTTGGTGCAAAAGAGGTAGAGTCAAACACTCTCAGTATTCGCACTCGTGCCTCTGGGGAACTGGGTACCTTATCAGTTGATGAGGTGATCCACCGCTTGAAAACCGCAAATCAAGAACACGGCAACTTTTAG
- a CDS encoding putative hydrolase, CocE/NonD family (IMG reference gene:2510097950~PFAM: X-Pro dipeptidyl-peptidase C-terminal non-catalytic domain; X-Pro dipeptidyl-peptidase (S15 family)~TIGRFAM: putative hydrolase, CocE/NonD family), which yields MYQVRPKETLSMWTRDRVRLDADVYRPDAAGEFPVLLMRQPYGRAIASTVVYAHPIWYAAHGYIVVIQDVRGRGTSEGEFKLFAHEMEDGYDTVQWAASLPGSTGDVGMYGFSYQGMTQLYTAAAQPPALKTLCPAMIGYDLYADWAYENGAFCLQANLSWAIQLAAETARRKGDIEAHRMLATAAKNLPLCDAVPTQSGMLQNLAPDSFYHDWLAHSQPDAYWEALSPKNLLAEVDLPMLHIGGWFDTFLRGTLNLYKAMAARSAHPQQLIVGPWAHLPWGRRVGALDFGVEANSPCDRLQIRWFNHFLKGEFVPLHHEPPIQLFEMGTNEWRYFDTWNAVQPTAFYLESSGLAAMSDQDGVLRQVEKAGGKRQEAEDEGDGEEIQNPKSKIQNPSVPQSPILNLQSSISNPPDLLIHDPWRPVPAQGGHAAYPSGPQERSTLDCRSDVLTYTSEPLTADLHLVGEITVQIDCAADALSFDLCAVLSEVHPNGTVFNFTQGYIHVPPATKTDPLSIPLQATCICLKAGSAIRLSLSAACFPAYPVNAGTGVSAAEARLIDQQIITIAVHVGSDRTSQVLLPILKKPT from the coding sequence ATGTATCAGGTTCGCCCTAAAGAAACTCTCTCAATGTGGACTCGCGATCGTGTCCGGTTAGATGCAGATGTGTATCGTCCAGATGCAGCAGGGGAGTTTCCCGTACTGTTGATGCGGCAACCCTACGGACGAGCGATCGCCTCTACAGTTGTCTATGCTCATCCCATCTGGTATGCAGCACACGGCTATATTGTAGTGATTCAGGATGTGCGAGGGCGCGGCACCTCTGAGGGGGAATTCAAGCTGTTTGCTCACGAAATGGAGGACGGATACGACACAGTGCAATGGGCAGCTTCCCTTCCTGGTAGCACAGGCGATGTGGGGATGTATGGCTTCTCTTACCAGGGGATGACGCAACTTTACACTGCTGCCGCCCAGCCACCCGCCCTCAAAACCCTTTGCCCTGCCATGATTGGCTATGATTTGTATGCTGATTGGGCCTACGAAAATGGTGCCTTTTGTCTCCAGGCGAATTTGAGTTGGGCAATTCAGTTGGCAGCGGAAACAGCACGGCGCAAAGGAGATATCGAAGCCCATCGGATGCTAGCAACGGCGGCTAAAAACTTGCCCTTGTGTGATGCAGTTCCCACGCAATCAGGCATGTTGCAGAATCTTGCTCCTGACTCCTTCTATCACGACTGGCTAGCCCATTCCCAACCAGATGCTTACTGGGAAGCGCTTTCCCCCAAAAATCTTCTGGCAGAGGTGGATTTACCCATGCTGCATATTGGCGGCTGGTTCGATACCTTTCTGCGCGGCACGCTTAACCTTTACAAAGCAATGGCAGCCCGCAGTGCCCATCCCCAGCAACTAATTGTGGGTCCCTGGGCACATCTTCCCTGGGGGCGCAGGGTAGGAGCACTGGATTTTGGTGTGGAGGCAAACAGTCCTTGCGATCGCCTGCAAATTCGCTGGTTCAATCACTTCCTCAAAGGCGAATTCGTCCCGCTACATCACGAGCCACCGATCCAGTTATTTGAGATGGGCACCAACGAGTGGCGCTACTTCGACACCTGGAATGCTGTCCAACCAACTGCCTTCTACCTAGAAAGCAGCGGACTGGCAGCCATGAGCGATCAAGATGGAGTGCTCAGGCAGGTGGAGAAGGCAGGAGGCAAAAGGCAGGAGGCAGAAGACGAGGGAGATGGGGAAGAAATCCAAAATCCAAAATCCAAAATCCAAAATCCCTCAGTTCCTCAATCTCCAATCCTCAATCTCCAATCCTCAATCTCCAATCCTCCTGACCTCTTGATCCACGATCCCTGGCGACCAGTTCCGGCTCAGGGTGGACATGCTGCCTATCCATCTGGACCGCAGGAGCGATCAACGTTAGATTGCCGTAGTGATGTTCTTACGTATACTTCAGAGCCATTGACAGCGGATTTGCATCTGGTTGGTGAGATTACGGTGCAAATTGACTGTGCGGCAGATGCTCTCAGCTTTGATTTGTGTGCGGTGTTATCAGAAGTGCACCCGAATGGAACCGTGTTTAACTTCACGCAGGGCTATATTCATGTGCCTCCAGCAACCAAAACAGACCCTTTGTCCATTCCTCTGCAAGCCACGTGTATTTGTCTGAAAGCGGGAAGCGCGATCCGTCTTAGCCTCAGTGCTGCCTGCTTCCCAGCTTATCCTGTCAATGCTGGAACAGGTGTGTCCGCCGCAGAAGCCCGCTTGATTGATCAGCAAATTATTACGATCGCCGTGCATGTTGGCAGCGATCGCACCTCTCAAGTTTTGTTACCCATCCTCAAAAAGCCCACTTAA
- a CDS encoding putative low-complexity protein (IMG reference gene:2510097953~PFAM: Pentapeptide repeats (8 copies)), whose protein sequence is MILGIALGTALTTTVLLIILALNQQATLDWPDWTGIGKDTVLKRSEERINGDEGSVTKVILTTETYSGKTLWNFLELASALAVPFLLLYLGDKIQRKDKEIAETNLREEAFQKYLDRISDLLIDTDISNLESDDSSLELIKDIIRTRTLTILRSFENDGERKGSVIKFLADAELLGGYGLINLENADLKNANLSHTSLSRIRLNKSDLSNADLSNSDLSNAELRDTNLSNANLSNACLISAELYGANLTNANLTNAQLTKAKLHDAVLARANFDGADVEGIAGLNDNQVKLALNFSRTNS, encoded by the coding sequence TTGATTTTAGGAATTGCTTTAGGTACTGCGCTTACTACCACAGTACTTTTAATTATTCTTGCGTTGAATCAACAAGCAACACTAGATTGGCCTGATTGGACTGGTATTGGAAAGGATACAGTTTTGAAGAGAAGTGAGGAAAGAATAAATGGGGACGAAGGTTCAGTAACGAAAGTTATTCTGACTACAGAAACTTATTCAGGAAAGACACTCTGGAATTTTTTAGAATTGGCTAGTGCTCTAGCGGTTCCATTTCTCCTTTTGTACTTAGGTGACAAGATTCAAAGGAAAGATAAAGAAATAGCAGAAACCAATTTGCGTGAAGAAGCTTTTCAAAAGTATTTAGATCGTATTTCTGATCTACTTATAGATACTGACATTTCTAATTTGGAAAGTGATGATTCATCCTTAGAGCTTATAAAAGATATCATCCGTACAAGAACTCTAACTATTCTGAGGAGTTTTGAGAATGACGGAGAAAGAAAAGGAAGTGTTATTAAGTTTTTAGCAGATGCAGAGCTTCTTGGTGGATATGGTTTAATTAATTTGGAAAATGCAGACTTGAAAAACGCAAATTTAAGTCATACTTCTTTAAGTCGCATTCGTTTGAATAAGTCAGATTTAAGTAATGCTGATTTGAGTAACTCTGATCTGAGCAATGCTGAACTTAGGGATACCAATCTTAGCAATGCAAATTTAAGTAACGCCTGTTTGATCAGTGCTGAATTATACGGAGCAAACTTAACAAATGCAAATCTAACAAATGCCCAATTAACGAAAGCTAAGTTGCACGATGCGGTACTAGCAAGAGCTAATTTTGATGGTGCTGATGTGGAGGGTATAGCAGGACTAAATGATAATCAAGTTAAACTTGCGTTAAACTTTTCCCGCACAAATAGTTGA
- a CDS encoding ATP-dependent chaperone ClpB (IMG reference gene:2510097951~PFAM: AAA domain (Cdc48 subfamily); C-terminal, D2-small domain, of ClpB protein; Clp amino terminal domain; ATPase family associated with various cellular activities (AAA)~TIGRFAM: ATP-dependent chaperone ClpB), which translates to MQPTNPNQFTEKAYQAIAQAADIAKQAQNQQIESEHLMKALLEQDGLASSVFKKLNVNIQQLRDRTDEFIRKQPKVSGAGSNVYLGRSLDTLLDRAESYRKQYGDEFISVEHMLLGFAKDDRFGKALFNEFRLDENKLKSAIDQIRGSQKVTDQNPEGKYESLEKYGRDLTQFARDGKLDPVIGRDDEIRRTIQILSRRTKNNPVLIGEPGVGKTAIAEGLAQRIVTGDVPESLKDRKLIALDMGALIAGAKYRGEFEERLKAVLKEVTESQGTIILFIDEIHTVVGAGATQGAMDAGNLLKPMLARGELRCIGATTLDEYRKYIEKDAALERRFQQVYVDQPSVEDTISILRGLRERYEVHHGVKIADSALVAAAMLSTRYISDRFLPDKAIDLVDEAAAKLKMEITSKPEELDEVDRKILQLEMEKLSLQKETDAASRDRLEKLEKELADLKEEQSTLNAQWQAEKEKITKIQSLKEEIEAVNLEIQQAERDYDLNRAAELKYGKLTNLNRQLQEAEKLLAEAQTSGKSLLREEVTESDIAEIISKWTGIPISKLVESEMQKLLHLEDELHKRVIGQNEAVTAVADAIQRSRAGLADPNRPVASFIFLGPTGVGKTELAKALAAYLFDTEEAMVRIDMSEYMEKHAVSRLIGAPPGYVGYDEGGQLTEAIRRRPYAVILFDEIEKAHPDVFNIFLQILDDGRVTDAQGHTVDFKNTIIIMTSNIGSQFILDVAGDDTQYEVMRSRVIDAMRAQFRPEFLNRVDEFIIFHGLQKSELRNIVKLQTQRLEQRLGDRKMSLKLSDAAIDFLADVGYDPVYGARPLKRAIQRELETQIAKSILRGEFQDGDTIFVDVGENERLVFKRLPSEVLTT; encoded by the coding sequence ATGCAACCAACCAATCCCAATCAATTTACAGAGAAAGCCTATCAGGCAATTGCCCAGGCTGCCGACATCGCCAAGCAAGCGCAAAATCAGCAGATTGAATCGGAACATCTGATGAAGGCGCTGTTGGAGCAGGATGGACTTGCTAGCAGTGTGTTCAAGAAACTCAACGTGAATATCCAGCAGTTACGCGATCGCACCGACGAATTCATCCGTAAACAACCCAAAGTATCCGGTGCAGGCAGTAACGTTTACTTAGGGCGTAGCCTGGATACCTTGCTGGATCGCGCCGAGAGCTACCGGAAGCAGTATGGGGATGAGTTCATCTCGGTGGAACACATGCTGCTGGGCTTCGCCAAGGACGATCGTTTTGGGAAAGCATTGTTCAATGAATTTAGACTCGATGAAAACAAGCTCAAGTCCGCAATTGACCAGATTCGAGGCAGTCAAAAAGTGACGGATCAAAACCCCGAAGGCAAGTACGAATCCCTGGAAAAATATGGGCGCGATCTCACCCAGTTCGCCCGTGATGGCAAACTTGATCCTGTGATTGGTCGGGATGATGAAATCCGCCGTACTATTCAGATTCTCTCGCGTCGTACTAAGAACAACCCTGTGCTGATTGGGGAACCGGGTGTGGGGAAAACCGCGATCGCCGAAGGTCTGGCTCAACGCATTGTCACAGGAGATGTACCGGAATCCCTCAAAGATCGCAAGCTCATCGCTTTAGATATGGGTGCCTTGATTGCTGGAGCCAAATACCGGGGTGAATTTGAGGAACGCCTGAAAGCCGTCCTCAAGGAAGTCACTGAGTCTCAGGGTACGATCATTCTGTTTATTGACGAGATTCATACCGTTGTGGGTGCGGGTGCTACTCAGGGTGCTATGGATGCTGGAAACTTGTTGAAGCCTATGCTGGCACGGGGCGAACTACGCTGTATCGGTGCTACAACACTAGATGAATATCGCAAATACATCGAGAAAGATGCCGCGTTGGAACGCCGCTTCCAGCAAGTGTATGTAGATCAGCCTTCAGTGGAGGATACAATTTCCATTCTGCGCGGACTACGGGAACGGTATGAAGTGCATCATGGCGTGAAAATTGCTGATTCCGCCCTGGTTGCCGCTGCCATGCTCTCCACTCGTTACATCAGCGATCGCTTCCTACCAGATAAGGCGATTGACCTAGTGGACGAAGCAGCCGCCAAATTAAAGATGGAAATTACCTCTAAGCCGGAAGAGTTGGATGAAGTGGATCGCAAAATCTTGCAACTGGAGATGGAAAAACTCTCGTTGCAGAAAGAGACGGATGCGGCATCCCGCGATCGCCTGGAAAAACTGGAAAAAGAACTGGCAGATCTGAAAGAGGAGCAATCCACCCTCAATGCTCAATGGCAGGCAGAAAAAGAAAAAATCACCAAGATCCAATCCCTTAAGGAAGAGATCGAAGCTGTCAACCTAGAAATTCAGCAGGCAGAGCGGGATTACGATCTTAACCGCGCCGCTGAGTTGAAGTATGGCAAGTTGACGAATTTGAATCGCCAGTTGCAAGAGGCAGAAAAACTGCTGGCAGAAGCCCAAACCAGTGGCAAATCTCTGTTGCGGGAAGAAGTCACCGAGTCCGACATTGCCGAAATCATTTCCAAGTGGACGGGCATTCCCATCAGCAAACTGGTGGAATCAGAAATGCAAAAACTCCTGCATCTGGAAGACGAGTTACACAAGCGCGTCATTGGTCAGAACGAGGCTGTGACTGCTGTAGCGGATGCCATCCAGCGATCGCGAGCAGGACTTGCTGATCCCAATCGTCCAGTTGCCAGCTTTATCTTCCTCGGTCCAACTGGAGTAGGTAAAACTGAGTTAGCAAAAGCGCTTGCTGCCTACTTGTTTGATACAGAAGAGGCAATGGTGCGGATCGATATGTCCGAGTACATGGAAAAGCACGCCGTGTCTCGTTTGATTGGTGCGCCTCCTGGGTACGTGGGCTATGACGAAGGTGGACAGTTGACCGAAGCGATTCGTCGCCGTCCCTATGCTGTCATCCTGTTTGACGAAATTGAGAAAGCTCATCCCGATGTGTTCAATATCTTCCTGCAAATCCTAGACGATGGGCGCGTTACCGATGCGCAAGGTCATACGGTGGATTTCAAAAACACCATTATTATCATGACCAGCAATATCGGTTCACAGTTCATTCTGGATGTAGCTGGCGATGATACGCAATACGAGGTCATGCGCAGCCGAGTCATTGATGCAATGCGAGCACAGTTCCGCCCAGAATTCCTCAACCGCGTAGATGAGTTCATTATCTTCCATGGTTTACAAAAGAGTGAACTGCGCAACATCGTCAAACTACAAACCCAACGGTTAGAGCAACGATTGGGCGATCGCAAGATGTCGTTGAAGCTCTCCGATGCCGCGATCGATTTCCTCGCTGATGTTGGCTACGATCCTGTCTATGGTGCCCGTCCGCTGAAACGTGCCATCCAGCGGGAACTGGAAACCCAAATTGCTAAATCTATCCTGCGCGGCGAATTTCAGGACGGAGATACCATTTTCGTGGATGTGGGCGAAAACGAACGGCTCGTGTTCAAACGCCTCCCCTCTGAAGTTCTAACCACTTAA
- a CDS encoding hypothetical protein (IMG reference gene:2510097949): MKRSRIFLLGLVSLAGLGSVYRLLDTTPDQVIHQNVSCPTSGSTAIQDVQVLSRHRWQKGMIVLYSAVCTTKDTKGRMQRVFGHQIMKREGMNWQVSSSDSYSVSHPQQASEKLIEYGISQGVEKDTGNGGKDSSDRYTILYGQFLTPRVSAVEATFDNGQVIRDNGEGKAFALISTGAANVCELRIFGPDNQLLRKEDLSMPNPLFMPKKLVKHHRHQARCFPTLRHL, encoded by the coding sequence ATGAAGCGATCTCGAATCTTTCTGCTTGGATTAGTCAGCTTAGCTGGTTTGGGCAGTGTCTACAGGCTTCTGGATACCACTCCAGACCAGGTAATTCACCAGAATGTGTCCTGTCCAACCTCAGGTTCCACGGCTATTCAGGATGTTCAGGTGCTGAGTCGGCATCGCTGGCAGAAGGGGATGATTGTGCTGTATAGCGCTGTATGCACCACAAAAGATACGAAAGGTCGAATGCAGCGGGTGTTTGGGCACCAAATCATGAAACGAGAAGGTATGAACTGGCAGGTAAGTAGTAGTGACAGTTATAGTGTGAGCCATCCTCAACAAGCTTCAGAAAAATTGATTGAGTATGGTATTAGCCAGGGTGTAGAGAAAGACACGGGAAACGGTGGAAAAGATAGTAGCGATCGCTACACCATCCTATATGGACAATTTCTGACACCCCGCGTATCCGCCGTAGAAGCTACATTTGATAATGGGCAGGTTATTCGAGATAACGGTGAAGGCAAAGCCTTTGCCCTGATTTCAACTGGTGCTGCAAATGTTTGTGAATTACGAATTTTTGGGCCAGATAATCAACTCTTGCGGAAAGAAGACCTATCAATGCCGAATCCACTCTTCATGCCCAAAAAGCTTGTGAAGCATCACCGTCATCAGGCTCGATGTTTTCCCACTTTGCGACATTTATAA
- a CDS encoding lactoylglutathione lyase-like lyase (IMG reference gene:2510097948~PFAM: Glyoxalase/Bleomycin resistance protein/Dioxygenase superfamily), whose translation MIPISSPLRVLASGTLRRVHHIALNVKDMQASRHFYGTLLGLHELTDEDVPETLKSLVLQGKVANFVTPDGTMLDLFGEPDLGPADPDPRQQFTRANHLAFDIAPELFDQAVEVLRQNQIEIDHGPVDRPTGRGIYFYDPDGFLLEIRCDPIRLSEKL comes from the coding sequence ATGATCCCCATTTCTTCTCCTCTTCGCGTTCTGGCTTCTGGAACACTACGTCGGGTGCACCATATCGCACTCAACGTTAAAGATATGCAGGCATCTCGACATTTCTATGGGACTTTACTAGGATTGCATGAACTAACTGACGAGGATGTGCCGGAAACTCTCAAAAGTTTGGTGCTACAAGGGAAAGTTGCCAATTTCGTCACACCGGATGGCACGATGCTAGATTTGTTTGGAGAGCCGGACTTAGGTCCAGCCGATCCTGACCCACGTCAGCAGTTTACTCGTGCCAATCACCTGGCGTTTGACATTGCACCTGAACTATTTGATCAAGCAGTAGAGGTCTTACGCCAAAACCAGATTGAAATTGATCATGGTCCAGTTGATCGCCCAACGGGACGCGGCATTTATTTCTACGACCCGGATGGTTTTTTGCTTGAGATTCGCTGTGATCCTATAAGGCTGAGTGAGAAATTATAA